In Bdellovibrionota bacterium, one genomic interval encodes:
- a CDS encoding DegT/DnrJ/EryC1/StrS family aminotransferase — MAQLTRTVPFFPYPQVFKAYETELTRAFKEVAGKGAFIMQQEVNDFEDSLRKLTGAKYALGVSNATDGLIIALRALPLGSGDEVVFASHTFVATAAAVHFAGGVPVPADCGSDHLIDPDSVERAITSRTRVIMPTQLNGRTADMDRLKAIAREHNLAIVEDAAQGLGSKFKSQCAGTFGVAGAISFYPAKNLGAMGDAGAILTNDGAIYERMCLLRDHGRHQTGEVKMWGMNARLDNLQAAFLNLKIQRYAEIVEKRRHVASLYQELLGGVRELALPPAPGSHPDHFDVFQNYEIEAERRDELKKHLHDNRVGTLIQWGGKAVHQFTALGFKVSLPNTEKMFTRCLMLPMNDFLSDQDVRYVCEQVRHFYRS; from the coding sequence ATGGCGCAACTCACTCGTACGGTTCCCTTTTTTCCATATCCGCAGGTTTTCAAAGCCTACGAAACTGAACTGACCCGAGCCTTTAAAGAAGTGGCGGGTAAGGGCGCTTTCATCATGCAACAAGAGGTGAATGATTTCGAAGATAGTCTTAGGAAATTGACCGGAGCAAAATATGCTCTCGGGGTCTCAAACGCTACAGACGGCCTCATCATTGCTCTGCGTGCGCTTCCTCTTGGTTCAGGTGATGAGGTCGTATTTGCTTCGCACACTTTTGTAGCGACTGCTGCGGCCGTTCACTTTGCGGGCGGTGTTCCCGTCCCCGCGGACTGCGGTTCGGACCACCTAATCGATCCAGATTCAGTTGAGCGCGCCATTACTTCACGAACGCGAGTGATCATGCCCACCCAGCTGAACGGTCGTACCGCAGATATGGATCGCCTAAAAGCAATTGCCAGAGAGCATAATTTGGCCATAGTTGAAGATGCTGCACAAGGTCTCGGTTCGAAGTTCAAATCACAGTGCGCAGGGACGTTTGGTGTCGCAGGGGCGATTAGCTTCTATCCCGCCAAGAACCTGGGGGCCATGGGTGACGCCGGCGCGATCCTTACGAATGATGGAGCAATCTATGAACGAATGTGCCTTCTCCGTGACCATGGTCGACACCAAACAGGGGAAGTTAAGATGTGGGGGATGAACGCCCGCCTCGATAATCTGCAGGCTGCATTTCTGAATCTCAAAATCCAGCGATATGCCGAAATCGTAGAAAAACGCCGACATGTCGCTTCCTTGTACCAAGAACTTCTTGGCGGGGTTCGCGAGTTGGCTCTACCCCCAGCTCCGGGAAGTCACCCGGATCATTTCGATGTGTTTCAGAATTATGAAATTGAAGCGGAACGAAGGGATGAACTGAAAAAGCATCTTCATGACAATAGAGTTGGGACGCTCATCCAGTGGGGTGGAAAGGCCGTGCATCAATTCACTGCTCTTGGATTCAAGGTTTCGCTCCCCAATACAGAAAAAATGTTTACACGTTGTTTAATGCTCCCAATGAACGATTTTCTGTCAGACCAAGATGTACGTTACGTTTGTGAGCAAGTGCGCCATTTTTATCGCAGTTAG
- a CDS encoding glycosyltransferase family 4 protein, giving the protein MGHDVTWWASNFSHSTKRFICEGDRVENWKGVRLRILKGLKYRRSVSFQRFRYQAHFARRFYAEALKESSPDIIVSPIPTLEAAEMATRFALERHIPIVTDIRDEWPEDLARLAPRPFRGLARFVLRDYYRKARFVCSSVNAIFGISERQLNYGISLSNRPRNEFDHVIPIGYSAETYSPAVIETEIRKWRELGVSEGSFVCCFFGTIGHFFDLETVIQAAKVLEKKHPIQFVLCGDGSRLEHYRRMASNVRSVLFPGWVKGPQISALMSISHLGLAPYAAEAETMSLPNKPFEYMAAGLPVVSSIRGELESLLAKHGCGVTYQADSVEQLCAVLSLLLRSSQKRGQMGVSAKATFEGNFSTTSNAEKFARNLMKTLEKADTTR; this is encoded by the coding sequence ATGGGGCACGACGTGACATGGTGGGCTTCGAATTTTTCGCATTCTACGAAAAGGTTCATCTGTGAAGGGGACCGTGTGGAAAATTGGAAAGGAGTTCGCCTGAGGATCCTCAAAGGCCTTAAATACAGACGGAGTGTTTCATTCCAGCGCTTTCGTTACCAGGCGCATTTCGCCCGGCGCTTTTATGCAGAGGCGTTGAAAGAATCTTCCCCTGATATCATTGTGAGCCCCATCCCGACGCTAGAGGCTGCAGAGATGGCGACACGATTTGCACTGGAAAGACATATTCCAATTGTTACCGATATCCGAGATGAGTGGCCGGAAGATTTGGCACGACTCGCACCTAGACCATTCCGCGGCTTGGCCCGCTTCGTACTACGAGACTACTATCGAAAGGCTCGGTTTGTATGCTCTTCTGTAAACGCCATATTCGGAATATCGGAACGACAACTCAACTACGGTATTTCTCTTTCAAATCGCCCACGCAATGAATTCGACCATGTGATTCCTATTGGGTATTCGGCGGAAACGTATTCTCCGGCTGTAATCGAAACAGAAATCAGGAAATGGCGCGAGTTAGGTGTGAGCGAGGGGTCATTCGTCTGCTGTTTCTTCGGAACCATCGGCCACTTTTTTGACCTTGAGACAGTGATTCAAGCTGCCAAGGTCCTCGAAAAGAAACATCCGATCCAGTTTGTTTTGTGCGGGGATGGAAGCCGCCTTGAACACTATCGCAGAATGGCAAGTAACGTCAGATCAGTGCTTTTTCCTGGATGGGTTAAAGGGCCACAAATTTCAGCGTTGATGTCGATTTCCCATTTAGGATTGGCCCCCTACGCCGCTGAAGCAGAAACGATGTCACTTCCCAATAAGCCCTTCGAGTATATGGCCGCGGGATTGCCGGTGGTGTCGTCCATAAGAGGCGAATTGGAGAGTCTGTTGGCAAAACATGGTTGTGGAGTTACCTATCAGGCTGACTCAGTTGAACAGCTTTGTGCTGTTCTTTCTTTGTTATTGCGATCTAGTCAGAAAAGAGGACAGATGGGTGTAAGCGCAAAGGCGACTTTCGAAGGAAATTTTTCTACTACATCGAATGCTGAGAAGTTCGCGAGAAACCTCATGAAAACGCTTGAGAAGGCAGATACAACACGGTAA
- a CDS encoding class I SAM-dependent methyltransferase, whose amino-acid sequence MAVQQRSINLESLEERKKKELEFHNLHRDLAFAAGAPKDTYELLHGNKKYYSVVEKSHRYIDEWFQKHIPGKVFFDYACGNGEMAIKAASMGSALAIGLDISDVSVGNARKAAEKLGVADRCIFVQGDCENTGLPNGCADVILCSGMLHHLDLKHAFPELERVLGSGGRILCIEALAYNPIIKLYRLLTPSMRTEWEKNHILSMRDVRFAGQFFNFGEVRYWHLLSIMAVPFRNFMGFKPMLSLLGQLDDVVLRVPGLRLLAWQFTFELLKKPE is encoded by the coding sequence ATGGCCGTTCAACAACGGTCTATTAATTTAGAATCGCTCGAGGAGCGCAAAAAGAAGGAGCTTGAGTTTCACAATCTCCACCGAGACCTGGCATTTGCTGCTGGGGCTCCGAAAGATACGTACGAGCTTTTACATGGCAATAAGAAATATTATTCGGTGGTCGAAAAGTCCCATCGTTATATCGACGAATGGTTTCAAAAACACATTCCGGGAAAGGTTTTTTTCGATTACGCCTGCGGCAATGGTGAAATGGCGATCAAAGCCGCGTCCATGGGCTCCGCCCTAGCCATCGGTCTTGATATCAGTGACGTTTCGGTCGGGAACGCGAGAAAGGCCGCGGAAAAATTGGGTGTCGCCGACAGATGCATCTTTGTCCAGGGTGACTGCGAAAACACCGGCCTGCCCAATGGATGTGCGGATGTGATCTTGTGTAGCGGAATGCTCCATCATCTTGATTTAAAGCATGCGTTTCCGGAGTTGGAAAGGGTCCTCGGGTCCGGAGGCCGCATTTTGTGTATTGAAGCTTTGGCTTATAACCCGATCATCAAGCTCTACAGGTTGTTAACGCCAAGTATGCGGACGGAGTGGGAAAAAAACCACATTTTGTCTATGAGGGATGTCCGGTTTGCTGGGCAGTTTTTCAATTTTGGAGAGGTACGATATTGGCATTTATTATCAATCATGGCCGTGCCATTCAGAAACTTTATGGGCTTTAAACCGATGCTCTCGCTCCTAGGCCAATTGGATGACGTTGTCTTACGAGTTCCTGGCCTACGACTACTTGCTTGGCAGTTCACGTTCGAATTACTTAAGAAACCTGAGTGA